A genomic region of Aureimonas populi contains the following coding sequences:
- the dnaA gene encoding chromosomal replication initiator protein DnaA, with amino-acid sequence MAAMGKPSEAQILERVAARLKAQLGQDIYASWFQRMKLDQIGRGVVQVSVPTAFLKTWINGHYRDLLTTLFAEEVPGTLKVEIQVRSAARSAPSAPPAAANGPAEPQARRPQPAAPARAPERAAFPRAASCEFGSPLDPRYVFESFVEGPSNRVALAAARSIAENGPQSVRFNPLFVHASVGLGKTHLLQAIANEALRRDDNPRVVYLTAEYFMWRFATAIRDNQALDFKENLRGIDILIIDDMQFLQGKSIQQEFCHLLNALIDSARQVIVAADRPAFELESLDSRVRSRLAGGVAIEMVAPDYEMRRAILSTRAAAMKAEDPGFELPESVIETIARRVTGSGRDIEGAFNQIAFRHSVGQPLSAEHLDDLLNQLTRGGAEKRVRIEDILKFVSRHYNVSRTDILSARRTRTIVRPRQIAMYLAKTMTPRSLPEIGRRFGGRDHTTVLHAVRKIEAERAGDEKLSEELDVIRRMIEE; translated from the coding sequence ATGGCGGCAATGGGCAAGCCCAGCGAGGCACAAATCCTGGAGCGCGTCGCCGCCCGGCTGAAGGCCCAGCTCGGCCAGGACATCTACGCCTCGTGGTTCCAGCGCATGAAGCTCGACCAGATCGGGCGCGGTGTGGTCCAGGTCTCGGTGCCCACCGCCTTCCTGAAGACCTGGATCAACGGCCATTACCGCGATCTCCTGACCACCCTTTTCGCCGAGGAGGTGCCGGGCACGCTGAAGGTGGAGATCCAGGTGCGCAGCGCCGCCCGCTCCGCCCCCTCCGCGCCGCCCGCGGCGGCCAACGGCCCGGCCGAGCCCCAGGCGCGCCGGCCGCAGCCCGCTGCCCCCGCCCGGGCCCCGGAGCGTGCCGCCTTCCCCCGCGCCGCCTCGTGCGAGTTCGGCTCGCCCCTCGATCCGCGCTATGTCTTCGAAAGCTTCGTCGAAGGCCCCTCGAACCGGGTGGCGCTCGCCGCCGCGCGCTCCATCGCCGAGAACGGCCCGCAATCGGTGCGCTTCAACCCGCTCTTCGTCCACGCCTCCGTGGGCCTTGGCAAGACGCATCTGCTCCAGGCCATCGCCAACGAGGCGCTGCGGCGCGACGACAATCCACGCGTCGTCTACCTGACGGCCGAATATTTCATGTGGCGCTTCGCCACCGCGATCCGCGACAACCAGGCGCTGGATTTCAAGGAGAATCTGCGCGGCATCGACATCCTGATCATCGACGACATGCAGTTCCTGCAAGGCAAGTCGATCCAGCAGGAGTTCTGCCACCTCCTCAACGCGCTGATCGATTCGGCCCGCCAGGTGATCGTTGCCGCCGACAGGCCGGCCTTCGAGCTGGAATCGCTGGACAGCCGGGTGCGCTCGCGCCTCGCCGGGGGCGTGGCCATCGAGATGGTGGCGCCGGACTACGAGATGCGCCGCGCGATCCTCTCCACCCGCGCGGCCGCGATGAAAGCCGAGGATCCGGGCTTCGAGCTGCCGGAAAGCGTGATCGAGACCATCGCGCGCCGCGTGACGGGCTCGGGCCGCGACATTGAGGGCGCCTTCAACCAGATCGCCTTCCGCCACTCGGTCGGCCAGCCGCTGTCGGCCGAGCATCTGGACGACCTGCTCAACCAATTGACGCGGGGCGGGGCGGAGAAGCGGGTGCGCATCGAGGACATCCTGAAATTCGTTTCGCGCCATTACAACGTGTCGCGCACGGACATCCTCTCCGCCCGGCGCACGCGCACCATCGTGCGCCCGCGACAGATCGCCATGTATCTGGCCAAGACCATGACGCCCCGCTCCCTGCCCGAGATCGGCCGTCGATTCGGCGGGCGCGACCACACAACGGTGCTGCACGCCGTGCGCAAGATCGAGGCGGAGCGGGCCGGCGACGAGAAGCTGTCGGAGGAGCTGGACGTGATCCGGCGCATGATCGAGGAGTAG